ACTCCCTTTCCTGCGGACCGAACGGTCCCGGCCCGCTCCTGCCTACTCTTCCGGAGTGATGAACTTCAGTATATAGAGGAAGGTGAGCAGGATTTCCGCGTTTTTACGTACAGCGTTATTGTCCTTGGCGAGAGATTTCAGCCTCTCGGCGCTTTGCCTGAGCGTTTCGATTTCCTTTCTGATCTCGTCCATTAGTGTGCCCCCCTCTGGTCTTTGAATCGTTTCGCCTTGAGATCGTAACGCGGGAGCGTCCCCGGGGGCTCGACTTTCGTGGTGCACGACAGGTTCGTCTTTATCTTGTGTCGTTCCGACAGTCTCGCGGCAACGGCGTCCGCCTCCGTCTTTCCAAGCTTCGGGTCCACTTCGATCCTGGCGAGTATCTTGTCCATGATACCCTCCCGGGTCACTACGAGCTCATACTCGATAATTTCCGGAAACTCGGACCTGACCAACTGCTCCACGGTCTTGGGAGAGAAGAGGACTCCCCGGATCTTCGTAATGTCGTCGACCCTGCCGACTATCTCCATCATCTTTTGAGATGTCCTGCCGCAGGAGCAGGTGGAGGGGCCCTTCACTGCCACGTCATTCGTATTGAACCTGATCACCGGGAAGGAATGGCGTCCCAGCGGGGTTACCACGAGCACGCCCTGCTCGCCTTCCGCCACCTCTTTCGAGAGGGTCTCGCGGTCGAGGAGCTCGACGAGGAAGAGGGGCTCTATCATGTGAAGTCCTTCCTGGGCCTCGCACATGCCCGCAAACCCGCAGGTCTCGGTGGAGCCTATGTGGTCGAACATCTTGCATCCGTAAGTCGCTTCTATTTTCTTCCGCGTCGCCTCCGGCAGCGGCTCTCCGGCGCCCAATATCCGCTCGATGCCGAAGGATTTCGGGTCGATGCCCATGGCCATCGCCTCCTGCGCGATGTTCAGCGTGTAGGTCGGGGTGCCGGCCATGGCAGTTATCTTCATTTCAATGATTTTATTGACCCTGCCCTTGGTATCGAGGGCGCCGCCGGGGATGACTTCGCACCCGAGCTTTTCCGCCGCGTAATGGGCTTCCCAGAATGCGACGTAGACATTGTAGCCGAAGGGGAGAAAGAGCCGGTGACGGGGTCTGAACCCTGCCATGTAAAGTATGTGGCACCAGGCCTCGATCCTCCACTGCCAGCTCTCGTAGGACTCGGGCACATAGACGGGCTTGCCCGTAGTGCCGCTCGTCTGCCGGAAAGTGCTGACCTCCTCGATCGGCACACCTAAAAGTCCGCCGTAGGGAAAGGGATCTACATTCTCCTGCCACTTCCGAAGCTCTTCTTTGTAAGTAAAGGGGACTTTCTTGATATCCTCGAAGGTCTTGATGTCCCCGACCTCTATCCCCTTTAACTTCTCTTTATAGAGGTTGGAATGGGTTTTACCGTAGGTCACAAGGTCCTGAAAGTACTTAAGCTCGATCCTGTTCAACTTCTCCCGCGGCAACGTCTCCGTGTAAGGATTCCAGAATTCCATAGGCAAGTACCTCCCTCGTATTTTCAAGGTTGGGGAAAGAAAATCCAGCCCTGATATCCCGACGCGGTGCACCAATTACCAGCGCTCATTCAGGGGTATTGTACCCTTGAAAAAAAGCCCCTCTTCTTTCAACTGTTTCAAAAGAAGTTCATTTACCGAAATTGTTGTTCATTGAGTGACATTCTATCATACGCCATGCTTTTGTCAAGAAAAAAAACAAGAGAGGCAGTCGCTAGTCTCTAGTCTCTAGTCTTTAGTCGATAGTAAAAGCCAAGGCAGTAAACAGGTTAGATGCGGGAAAAAGCCCGCTGTCCTATTAGAAGGAACAGACGGCGCCTATAATAAGCATTTCTCTAGTAGTAGTCCCGCGTGATGTAGCTCGCACAGCGAGCGAGACCAACAGTAGGCGCCCTTAGGCGAGGGGAGGCTCAGCGGACTTCGTTCGCTGAGGGGGCGACGCAAGCCCCAAGATGGCAAAAGCGTGACAAAGCCCGCCTTCCTATTAGAAGGAACAGGCGGCGCCTATAATAAGCATTTCTCTAGTAGTAGTCTCGCGTGATGTAGCTCGCACAGCGAGCGAGAAGGGGAGGCTCAGCGGACTTCGTTCGCTGAGGGGGCGACGCAAGCCCCTATAATGGTTGTGCGACGTGAGCCCCATCGATTGTGCAAGCCCTTTAGTTGCAAAAACCTTACATTGTCCCCATATAGCCCATTTCTTCGGAAATGGCGAGGGCGGTTGTCAGGGATTCTTTTATGATTCTCTTGAGGCCCCTGGAATCGACGGAGGATGAAATGAAGGCTACTCCTATGGCGGCAATGACTTTGCCCGAGGCGTCCTTGATGGGGGTGGCTACCCCGCTGATCCCGTCCATGGCAGTTTCCTCGTCCACTGCGTAGCCCTTGGCCCGAATTTCCCTGAGCCACGCGAGAAGCTCTTCTTTTGTGGTGAGGGACTTCCTGGCCGTCACCATCATGGGCCTTCGCCCCAGGATCCGCTCGACTTCGTCCTCCGGCATGTAGGCGAGAATCATGGGCCCTACCATCCCCCAATTCGGGGGACGGCGCCTTCCCACTTCGGAGGTGAAGCGGATCACGTTCCTCGCATCGTCCTTCTTATCGATGTAGAGGAGGTCGTCGTTGTCGAGAACCCCCAGGAATATCGTTTTTCCCAGCTTCAGCTGCAACTCGCTCAAATGGTGAGACGCAATTCTCCGCAGGGAAAAAGAGTTGAAGACCAGGCTGCCCAGCTCGAAGAGCCTGAGGCCCAGGGAGTATCGCTTCGATTCGAGGTCCTGATGGAGGAAGCTGTATTTGACGAGGGTCGAGCATAATCGCAATACCGTCGCCCTCGGAAGGCTCAGCGCAGTGGCGATCTGGGCGAGGCTGAGATTCTGGTGCTCGACGCCGAAGGCATTCAGTATCTGCAAGGCCCGCTCCAGCGATCTGTTATAAAAGGCTTCTTCTTTATCCATGCCATTATAGGGGCTCACGTCGCCCCCTCCGATAGCAAAGCTATCGGAGCCTCCCCTTCTCGCCCGCTGTGCGGGCTGCATTACGCCAAACTGCTATGACAGAGTTGCCCATAATGAGCACCGCCTGCTTCTTTAAATAGTTAAGAGGGCTTTTTCATCGCCCTTTGCCTTCAGTTGCAGGGGGCTCACGTCGCCCCCTCCGATAGCAAAGCTATCGGAGCCTCCCCTTCTCGCCCGCGGTGCGGGCTACATTGCATTTCAATGGGGCTCACGTCGCACAACCATTATAGGGGCTCACGTCGCCCCCTCCGATAGCAAAGCTATCGGAGCCTCCCCTTCTCGCCCGCTGTGCGGGCTGCATTACGCCAAACTGCTATGACAGAGTTGCCCATAATGAGCACCGCCTGCTTCTTCAAATAGTTAAGAGGGCTTTTTCATCGCCCTTTGCCTTCAGTTGCAGGGGGCTCACGTCGCCCCCTCCGATAGCAAAGCTATCGGAGCCTCCCCTCGCCTAAGGGCGCCTACTGTTGGTCTCGCCCGCGGTGCGGGCTACATCACGCTCGGTGGAGCCGGGGGAACTGCTAATCACGAGCACCGCCTGTTTCTTCCATCTATACGCAGGCTTTTTGTCAACTCCCACCCGTGTTCACTGCCTTTGTCTTTTACCAACGACTAGAGGCTGCCTTTATTGCCTTTACTAACGACTATATACTAGAGACTATCGACTGTCTTCATCCTTGCCCTTAGGATTCCGTCTAATGAAATGGGTGTTCGTACAATGATGTTATCACGTACAGACTTTTTGTCAAGAGAAAAGATGGTTTCCATCGTAAAGAGTTTTGGAGCGTTACCCTCCCGTCGCGGGCGTTTAATCTGTTTTTTTGCCTGTATCGAGCGCCCTTCTCACTGCCTCCGCCAGCTCCTGCTTTCCCAGGGGCTTCATGAGGAACTCCCTGATCCCGATCTTTTGGGCCGTATCGGGGGTGATCGTCTCGCTGTGACCTGTGCAGAGGATAATCGGCAGGTCTTTTCTTGCCTTGAGCATCTCCCTGGCGAGATCCGCGCCGGATTGTTTGGACATGGCCTGATCGGTGATCACCAGGTCGATTTGGGCAGGATCGTCAAGGAAGATCCCCAACGCCTCCTGTCCGCCCCTTGCCCCCTTCACCGTGTATCCCAGCCGTTCGAGGGTGGCTTTGCCCCATAGGACGAGCATCTCCTCATCATCGACAAAGAGGATCCGCTCCTTGCCTCCCTGAATCGCGACAGGCGCCTCTCCCTCCGTGGCTGCTTCGATATCCGCTTTCGGGAGAAAGACCCTGAAGGTGGTGCCTTTGCCCGGCTCGCTTTCGATATTGATCATGCCCCCGAGCTCCTTGACGATCCCATATACCACGGCGAGACCCATGCCGGTGCCCTTGCCTACTTCCCTCGTGGTGAAAAAAGGTTCGAAGGCCCTCTTCCTGACTTCCTGACTCATGCCGACGCCTGTATCGCGTATGGTGATCTGGAGATACTCTCCGGGCGCCGCGTCGGCGTCGAGGGCAGGGGAGCCACGTGGGAAAAAGACATCGGTGAGGCTTATCTCCATTTCCCCACCCTTCTTCTCCATCGCCAGGGAGGCGTTCGTGGCGATATTCATAAGGATCTGCTGCACCTCTACCGGCGCGGCAAAGACCGTATCGGAGGTGGAGGTGATGGTGAGCCGGATCTCGATCGTGGCGGGGATAGAGGCCCTCAGGAGCTGGACCGTCTCCTTCACGAGGGGGGTCAGGGACAGGGGGTCCCTCTTGTAAGGGGCCCTACGGGAAAAGACGAGTATCTGCCGCACCAGGTCCCTCGCCCGCTTCGACGCCTTCAGCACGCGCTCGAGGTTTTCCGCGACCCCGGGGTTGTCCTGCGAATCGTCGAGGGCCATCTCGGTAAAACCCATAACCGCGGCGAGGACATTGTTGAAATCGTGGGCAATCCCGCCCGCGAGGGTGCCGACGGCCTCCATTTTCTGGGCCTGCCGCAACTGCTCTTCCAGCCTTTTTCTTTCCGATACATCGTTTCCCACCGCCAGTATGCCGGAGAAGAGGCCCTTCCGGTCATGGAGCGCCCGGACAGTCCAGGAAACCCAGACCCTCTCGCCGTTTCGCCGCCTGTTTTCCAATTCCTTCTCCCGATACCGGTCGGGGGATCGGCCGATGTAACCGAGGAGGTCCTTCAGATTGTGGCCGGCCGCCGCCTCTGCCGGAATTATGGTGCCGACCACGCCTTTTTCTGAGAGCTCCTCTAATGGATATCCGAAGAAATCGAGGGCGAACGTGTTGAGAAAAATCACCCGGCCTCTTTCATCGACCTGAATAATGATGCTGTTTACGCTCTCCACCAGGTCCCTGTACTTTCCTTCGCTCTCCTGAAGCGCCACTTCCGCCTCTTTTCTTTCGGTAATATCGATGATCGCGGAGCGGACCGAGGCGGGGGCGTCCGGCCCGGCCGGCGACACCGCGATACTTTCGACCCGCCCCCAGAAAGAGATCGAACCGCGCTTTTTCAGCTGAATCTCGCATACCGCCTTCGCCTTTTCTTTTATTACGTGAGAGCGGTGCAGGAAGTATTCGTCCTGGGACTCCCGGTCGACGTAGAGGTTAAAGGGCGCCCCGATGAGCTCCTGCCTCGGCACGTCAAACAATGCCGACGCCGTCAGGTTCGCCTCTTGTATTATCCCTTTCCCGTCGATCGTAAGATATGCCACCGGGGCATAATCATAGAGGTCGGCAAGCCGTTCGCGACTCTCCTCGATGACCTCCTGCGCCCTCCTCAGGTCCTGATTCTGCATCTGAAGCTCTACTTGATGGAGGCGCAGGTCCTCGATAAGCTTTACCGGATCTTCAGATTGAGGCCCGTCATCGATCCCGGAGGGGGATTTTCCGGCTGAATCCTTTTGTCGCGCCATCTGTTTCCGTCCTTTAAATAATGGGTTTATTTTCTTTTTCGCCCTTTACTTCCAATCTTACCCGTGGCCGCCTTCATGGTACCGGCTTATCCATTGCGAGGAGAATGAGGGGGCTGCCGTCAGTGCCGCCCGCTTTTATTCTACGGGCATTGAGAAGGATGGGGCGACGTCCGGTTACGGGCAATTCCACCTCGACTATAAAATTTTCAAAAGCCTTGCCGGTTTTTGAAACTTCGGATAAAAGATCGGTGAGGGCGGGGATATTCCACTCATGGCCCCCGAGGGTGATAAAGCTCCTTCCTTCCGTCTCTTCGGGACTCACGTGGAACAGGGCGAGGAATGCCTTGTTCGCCATCACCACCCTGAGACCGGCATCGAGGGCAAGAAGGGGCTCGCGTACCGTCTGCACGATGTTCTCGAAGAACTCGCTCCGCTCCGCCGCCATGCGCTTTAATTCACTTATGTCGGCAAAGGTCATGACGACCCCGTCGATGACATTGTACACGGTCCTGTAGGGCATGATCCGCATGAGGAACCACGCATTGTCTTTCCCTTCCACTTCCGCTTCAAAAGGCCTGAGTCTGTCTATTACTTCCCCGGCCTTTTCTGAAAGTCTGATTGATTCGATCTTTAGTGTGACGTCATCGATGGGGCGGCCCACATCGGAAGGGATGAGGTTCACAATCCTCGTGGCCGAGAAATTGAACCGCTTGATATTGAAATCCCCGTCCAGGAATATGGTTGCAATCCCGGTGCCGTCGAGGAGATTCCTCAGGTCGCTCTCACTCTGGGAAAGCTGGTCGATCTTCGACCTGAGCTCGGCATTGACCGTGGTCAGCTCCTCGTTCACCGACTGCAGCTCTTCTCGGGAAGTCTCGAGCTCCTCGTTTGTCGATTGAAGCTCCTCGTTGCTGGACTGGAGCTCCTCGTTTGCCGACTTCAGCTCTTCATTCGCCGCCTGCGCCTCCTCGGCGGTTGCCTGCAGGCTTTCCCTCGTATAGACCAGCTCCTTCTCAAGCTCGATAAAACGATCGGCCTCGACCTTCTCCTTTGAATTCCCCTTTTCCGTCTCCCTTCTCTTCTCTTCCCGGACCTCCTGAAAAGTGAACATAAAGAGTGCGTCCTCGTCCTGCGGCAAAGGTCTGATAGTAAGGTCGATTGTTATTGATTCTCCGTTTGTCCTGACCCGGAGGTTCCGGTAGACCGCCTCCTGCCGGTGCGCCGTGGCGGACATGAGGGCCGTTCTCATGGAAAATCGAAGTCCTTCCCTCATCATATGCTCGATGTCGACCACAGGGCGGCCTGAGGCGGGAGTCAGATATTTTGCCGTATCACCATGGATATAGAGAATATTACCCCTCGTGTCGACTATCACCGCGGGAGGGGCGAAAGTCGAGAGGAGCGCGCGGTGAACGGTTGCCTCGAGATCGAATTTTGCGGGGATTCCCCGGGCCTTCGCACGCTCGGCCTTCGCGGGCGCGGGCGCGGCTGCGAAGGCTTCGTGAAGTAAGGCCTTATGCCCCGCGCCTGCCTTGGCCTGAAAAAACTTCCATTTACGGTCGATTGTCCTGAACAGGTCGGACCGGGCGCCCACGCTTTCGGAGGAGCCGAGCAAAAGGACGCCCCCCGGCTTGAGGCTGTAATGAAACAGGCCAAGGAGCTTCTCCTGGAGCTCGGGTTCCATATAGATAAGGACATTACGGCAGGAGACAAGGTCAAGCCTGGTGAAGGGCGCGTCCTTCGCCACGTCCTGTACCGCAAAGACGATCTCATCCCTGATGTCTTTTCTTACCCGGTAGCTTTTCTCTTCCTTGAGGAAGAATTTCCCGAGCAGGGACCGAGGTACGTCGAGGGCGATGTTTGCCGGGAACATGCCGGCCCGCGCAATCGCGATCGATGTTTCGTCGAGATCGGTAGCGAATATCTGGACCTTGCAATCCCGCCCTGTCTCCTCGGCATGTTCCCGGATGGCCATGGCAATCGAATAAGCCTCTTCGCCGGTGGCGCACCCTGCCACCCACACCCTCAACAGGTAGTCATCAGGCTTGTCGCGCAGAATCTCCGGCAGGGCGACCTTCGTAAGCGCCTCGAAGGCTTCGGGATCCCGAAAAAAATTGGTGACATTAATGAGCATCTCCTTGAGCAGCTGCTTCACCTCTTCCGGACGGTCCCCCAGGTACCGGACATAATCGGCGATATTTTGCAGATTATGGATGCTTATCCTCCTCCTGATGCGGCGGCTCAGGGTATTCTTCTTGTACTGTGAAAAGTCGTGGCCGGTTTTTGCCCTTATGATCATGAGCACTTTCCGGATCATGTTGGCCTCGTCGGGGGTCTCTTCTTCCCTGCTCAGATACCTGTCAAAGAGCGTCGCGAGCTGCCCCGGAATTTCTTCGGCGGGCAGCACATAATCGGCCAGACCCTTTTGTATGGCGCTTCGGGGCATGCCGTCGAATTTGGCACTCGAGGGCTCCTGAACGAACACCACTCCGCCGCCGGCCTGGAGGGACCTCACGCCGAGGGTGCCGTCCGTTCCGGTGCCGGAAAGAATGACGGCAACGGCCCGGTCGCCCGCGTCCTCCGCAAGGGAGCGGAAGAAGGAATCGATCGGCATTCTCGTGCCCGGCGAGGTCTTCTGTTCGCTCAGCAAGAGCCGGCCGTGAAAAATAGCCATATCCCTGTTGGGCGGGATTACATAAACATGCCCCGGCTCGACGATAACGCCGTCCAGGGCTTCATGGACTTCCATTTGAGTAAAGCGGGAGATCAGCTCCGATAGCATGCTCGAGTGCCGGGGATCGAGGTGGGAGATCACGACAAAGGCGGCCCTGAGATTCGGGCGGAGATTCTTGAAGAACTGCTCGAAGGCCTCGAGACCTCCGGCTGATGCGCCCAGGGCCACGACGGGAAAACGTTCTTCTGCGACAACGGACTTTCCCGTAATGGCCGCCAGCTTTTTCCCCTTTTTCGGCTCTCCCTTCCCGTGCGACTTAACCGGCATCTTTCCCCCAATAAACTTTTCCGCATACAGCAAGAAGATTAGAAAGAGTAAGACATTTCTACCGGCAGATCAATCAACTTCGTGAGAATAACAGTAAAATAGGAAAAGCGCCCGAAACCGGAACGCGCCGGCATCGGCGCATCACGCAGTTTCCGCCAAAGGGCTTAGAGGGGGTAAGGCGGCCGATATCGGGCGGGAAAGATAAACTAATTAATTCAGGTAGGCCCATGCGTTAATCTTTATCGCGCGATTCGTCAGGACCTCGTCGACAAGCTCCGCCATGTCCTGTTCGCAGATTACCTTGGGGGCACAGGCCGAGATGCCTGCCTGGAGCCCCTTGTCCATGGCCTCGGCGTCATCGAGACCCGTAAGAAGAATGATAGGGATATCAGGCCTGATCCGCTTGATCTTTTTTGCAAGCTCGATACCCGTCATGTTCGGCATACGCTGATCCGTAATAATGAGATCGAAGCCATTGGGGGAGGCCTGGAAAATCTCCAGGGCTTCGAGGCTGTCCGTTGAAGCGATCACATTGCAGCCCATGCTCTCCAGGCGACAGATATTCATTTCCACGAGGATCTCATCGTCATCGACAAAAAGTACCTTTCGTTCCTTTTGGTTATGGAGTGAATGTAGCATAAATACCTCCCATACTGTCATCGTTTGTGCTACAACTTATTAATTTTACACATCATTTAAAAAAAATAGCAGACTTCCCCTCCATAGTCAAGTACGAATCCGGCCGGGGAAAATGTTTTTTTCCGAATACGGTCTCACCCACGAAAAAAATGAACCCCCTTTCTTCGCCGCCTTCCCTGAACCGGCTGATCTCCCGGAAAAAGGGCCATCACGGCCACGCCTTTTCCCGTGCCGGGAGGGGGATTGATTATCGAACTAACTTGACCTGGGCTAAATTTTCGTATATACTATAAATATCAATAAATTAGATACCATATATTGAAATGCCCTTTCATTGCAGAAGGGCATTTTTCTTTAGGATTGAAAATGAAAATAAACAGTACCATTGAAGTAAAGCACCCGGCAGACGACATGGAGAAAGACTTTCTCTCGGCTGAGGAGATTACCGATTTCCTCCCCTCCAACATATTTTATTCAGGAGAGGTGAGTGAGTTCGACCCCTTATCTACTGTCGAGGTCAACATAATCGACGAGATTGAGGTAAAAACCGGTTCCCGCGAGGAAGAGCACGCCGACTGGGGAGATGCAGATCGCCTGCCCTCTGAGACCACCGATAATATCATATGGGCCTATTTAAAAGATATCGGGCACGTGTCGCGCCTTACCCCCGATGAGGACGTCCGTATCGCGAAAAAGATAGAAGAAGGCGAAAGGGCTGCTAAGGGTATCATGTTCGGATTGCCCCAGGCGATGGACGAGCTCCTGGAAATAGGCCGGCAGTTGAAGGAAGGGGAGGTCCAGATAGGGGACGTTATCAATATCGATGACATGGGCTCCGGTGAAAAAGATGAGGAAAAACATAAGAACCAGACCTTATCCGCGATCAGGATGCTGAAAAAGCTGGAAGGCAAGAAAGAAGAATTAAAGGCAAGACTGCAGGAGACGAACGGACCGGGCAGGAAAGAGCTCGCCCAGGATCTCAAAAGAATGGAGCGTAGAGTGGAAGAAATTCTGCTCGATCTCAAGTTCAACAAGAAGATCCTCGTAGAGATCGTGAAGAAGATAGGCCGCCAGTCGAAGCTGTTGGAAGGGACCGAGGCTGCCATGGTACGAGAAAAATTAATCGAGCTCGGCAAGATCGACGAGGGGCTCAAAATCGTGAAGAACAGGCTCGTTCAGGCGAACCTGAGGCTCGTGATCAACATCGCGAAAAAATATATGAACAGGGGCCTTTCCTTTCTCGACATCATTCAGGAAGGCAACATGGGTCTCATGAAGGCCGCGGAAAAATACGACTATAAGAGGGGCTACAAGTTTTCCACCTATTCGACATGGTGGATCAGGCAGTCCATCACGCGGGCAATCGCAGACCACGCGCGCACCATCAGGGTGCCTGTTCATGTGCTCGAGAGCATAAATAAGATCAATAAGGTGACGATCATCCTCTTTCAGGAGCTGGGAAGAAAGCCGAGCCTCGAGGAGATCGCGGTCAAAGCGGCCTTTCCTCTGGAAAAGGTGAGAAAAATCATGAAGGCATCCGGCGGGGCCGTCTCGATGGAGACCCCGATCGGTGACGACGAGTCGACCTTGAGCGATTTTATCGCGGACCCGAAGGCCTCTTCGCCTCTTACCGAGTGTGTGGCCGTTTCTCTCAGGGAAGAGATAGGCAAGGTATTGTCTACCCTTACTTCGAGGGAGGAGAAGATCATCAGGATGAGGCTCGGCATCGGGGAGAAAAGCGATTACACCCTGGAAGAGGTGGGCGACGTGTTCGGCCTCACCCGCGAGCGCATCCGTCAGATCGAGGCAAAAGCCTTGAAAAAGCTTCAACATCCTTCAAGGCGAAAGGCACTGAAGGGATTTCAGGAACAAGACGGCTAACCATCCTCACCATGCTCCGCCAATGTCGGCGCATGGTGATCGTAAACAGAGAGAGCTCTTGCTCTTCCCGCCAAATTTCCATTGCCTGACGGCACACAGGGGGCTCCCGCCTCTATTCTATTGCATTAAGGGGAAAAACTTACTATAATCTGCGCGGTAAATCCATGAGGAGGTCCTGCGGTGGAAGGACACATCTACAAAGCCTTTGACCTGGAACTGAAGGAGCTTAAAGAAAAGCTGCTCTATGAGGGAGGGCTTGTAGAGAGGGCCATCAGGGACGCCATCAAATCCCTTCTCGAGCGGTACTCCGAGCTCGCCCAGAAGGTGATCGAAGATGACGAGGTCATCAACGGGATCGAAGTTGAAATAGACGAGTTTTGCCTGAAGCTCCTCGCCCTGCGCCAGCCGGCAGCGAGAGACTTAAGGCTTATCACGACTGCCATCAAGATCAATTACGACCTCGAGCGGATAGGCGACATGGCGGTCAATATCTGTGAAAGGGTCCTGGAGCTCAACCTGGAGCCCCAGTTGAAGCCCTACATCGATTTACCCACCATGGCCGAAACAGTGCAGCTCATGGTCAAGGAGAGCCTCGACGCCTTTGTCCGGGAAGACGTGGAACTGGCGAGAAAGGTGAAAGAACAGGATTCCCTGGTAGACCAACTCCTCGAGCAGATGTTCCGGGAGCTCCTCACCTACATGATGCAGGATTTGAAAACGATCTCCAGGGCTACGAGGCTCCTTTTCATCTCCAAGTACCTGGAAAGAATGGCCGATCATGCAGTAAACATCGCCGAACTGGTGATTTTCATGGTGGAGGGGAAGATCATCCGCCACGTGAAGGACAATCCCGGGGAATAGAATAATGGGGAAGATTATCGGCATTTTGCTCTCCATTGCCATGGCAATATCCCTTTCATCCTGCTCCGTCCCGGGAAAGGAAGGGCAGAAGAACGGCAAGAAGAGCACGATCACCGTGGCAGGCTCCACTTCCGTCATGCCTTTCACCGAAAAACTGGCTGAGCATTTTATGGTCGACCGTCCCGAATATGTGGTCGACGTCCAGGGCGGCGGCTCCACCGCGGGCGTCCAGGCATGTATGAACAGGACCGTGGACATCGGCATGTCGTCGAGGCCCCTTAAGGAAGACGAGATGACCCTCACCCAGACCATCATCTGCTACGACGGGATTTCCGTGGTCGTCCATGCCGACAACCCCGTGAGCGGCCTCTCCCTCATCCAGGTGGCCGACATTTTTGCGGGAAAGATCACGAACTGGAAACAGCTCGGGGGTAAGGACAGGAAGATCGACGCCATCACGAGGGAAGAGGGCTCCGGAACGAGGGGCTCCTTCGAGGAGCTTGTCATGCAGGGCCGGGAGATCGATGACGGGATCATGGTCCAGGATTCGAACGGCTCCGTGAAGGAGATCGTGGCAACCGATCCCTATGCAGTGGGATATATCTCGATGGGGCTTGTGGACAAGAGGGTAAAAGCCCTGGCAATAGACGGGGTGGTGCCCACGGTGAAGGCAATAAAATCGAAAACATATAAAATCGTGCGACCCTTCCTTTACCTGACGAAAGGAGAGCCCCGGCCGAGCGTGAAGGCATTCCTCGAATATGTCCTGAAGGACGGGCAGCGGGTGCTCATAAAAGAGGGGCTCATAGGAGTACATGACTAAGAAGGCCGTCACAAAAGAAGATGTGGTCAAGTGGGTCCTCACGGCCTTCGCC
Above is a genomic segment from Syntrophorhabdaceae bacterium containing:
- a CDS encoding AMP-binding protein; its protein translation is MEFWNPYTETLPREKLNRIELKYFQDLVTYGKTHSNLYKEKLKGIEVGDIKTFEDIKKVPFTYKEELRKWQENVDPFPYGGLLGVPIEEVSTFRQTSGTTGKPVYVPESYESWQWRIEAWCHILYMAGFRPRHRLFLPFGYNVYVAFWEAHYAAEKLGCEVIPGGALDTKGRVNKIIEMKITAMAGTPTYTLNIAQEAMAMGIDPKSFGIERILGAGEPLPEATRKKIEATYGCKMFDHIGSTETCGFAGMCEAQEGLHMIEPLFLVELLDRETLSKEVAEGEQGVLVVTPLGRHSFPVIRFNTNDVAVKGPSTCSCGRTSQKMMEIVGRVDDITKIRGVLFSPKTVEQLVRSEFPEIIEYELVVTREGIMDKILARIEVDPKLGKTEADAVAARLSERHKIKTNLSCTTKVEPPGTLPRYDLKAKRFKDQRGAH
- a CDS encoding IclR family transcriptional regulator; the encoded protein is MSPYNGMDKEEAFYNRSLERALQILNAFGVEHQNLSLAQIATALSLPRATVLRLCSTLVKYSFLHQDLESKRYSLGLRLFELGSLVFNSFSLRRIASHHLSELQLKLGKTIFLGVLDNDDLLYIDKKDDARNVIRFTSEVGRRRPPNWGMVGPMILAYMPEDEVERILGRRPMMVTARKSLTTKEELLAWLREIRAKGYAVDEETAMDGISGVATPIKDASGKVIAAIGVAFISSSVDSRGLKRIIKESLTTALAISEEMGYMGTM
- a CDS encoding PAS domain S-box protein, which gives rise to MARQKDSAGKSPSGIDDGPQSEDPVKLIEDLRLHQVELQMQNQDLRRAQEVIEESRERLADLYDYAPVAYLTIDGKGIIQEANLTASALFDVPRQELIGAPFNLYVDRESQDEYFLHRSHVIKEKAKAVCEIQLKKRGSISFWGRVESIAVSPAGPDAPASVRSAIIDITERKEAEVALQESEGKYRDLVESVNSIIIQVDERGRVIFLNTFALDFFGYPLEELSEKGVVGTIIPAEAAAGHNLKDLLGYIGRSPDRYREKELENRRRNGERVWVSWTVRALHDRKGLFSGILAVGNDVSERKRLEEQLRQAQKMEAVGTLAGGIAHDFNNVLAAVMGFTEMALDDSQDNPGVAENLERVLKASKRARDLVRQILVFSRRAPYKRDPLSLTPLVKETVQLLRASIPATIEIRLTITSTSDTVFAAPVEVQQILMNIATNASLAMEKKGGEMEISLTDVFFPRGSPALDADAAPGEYLQITIRDTGVGMSQEVRKRAFEPFFTTREVGKGTGMGLAVVYGIVKELGGMINIESEPGKGTTFRVFLPKADIEAATEGEAPVAIQGGKERILFVDDEEMLVLWGKATLERLGYTVKGARGGQEALGIFLDDPAQIDLVITDQAMSKQSGADLAREMLKARKDLPIILCTGHSETITPDTAQKIGIREFLMKPLGKQELAEAVRRALDTGKKTD
- a CDS encoding chemotaxis protein CheB, translated to MPVKSHGKGEPKKGKKLAAITGKSVVAEERFPVVALGASAGGLEAFEQFFKNLRPNLRAAFVVISHLDPRHSSMLSELISRFTQMEVHEALDGVIVEPGHVYVIPPNRDMAIFHGRLLLSEQKTSPGTRMPIDSFFRSLAEDAGDRAVAVILSGTGTDGTLGVRSLQAGGGVVFVQEPSSAKFDGMPRSAIQKGLADYVLPAEEIPGQLATLFDRYLSREEETPDEANMIRKVLMIIRAKTGHDFSQYKKNTLSRRIRRRISIHNLQNIADYVRYLGDRPEEVKQLLKEMLINVTNFFRDPEAFEALTKVALPEILRDKPDDYLLRVWVAGCATGEEAYSIAMAIREHAEETGRDCKVQIFATDLDETSIAIARAGMFPANIALDVPRSLLGKFFLKEEKSYRVRKDIRDEIVFAVQDVAKDAPFTRLDLVSCRNVLIYMEPELQEKLLGLFHYSLKPGGVLLLGSSESVGARSDLFRTIDRKWKFFQAKAGAGHKALLHEAFAAAPAPAKAERAKARGIPAKFDLEATVHRALLSTFAPPAVIVDTRGNILYIHGDTAKYLTPASGRPVVDIEHMMREGLRFSMRTALMSATAHRQEAVYRNLRVRTNGESITIDLTIRPLPQDEDALFMFTFQEVREEKRRETEKGNSKEKVEADRFIELEKELVYTRESLQATAEEAQAANEELKSANEELQSSNEELQSTNEELETSREELQSVNEELTTVNAELRSKIDQLSQSESDLRNLLDGTGIATIFLDGDFNIKRFNFSATRIVNLIPSDVGRPIDDVTLKIESIRLSEKAGEVIDRLRPFEAEVEGKDNAWFLMRIMPYRTVYNVIDGVVMTFADISELKRMAAERSEFFENIVQTVREPLLALDAGLRVVMANKAFLALFHVSPEETEGRSFITLGGHEWNIPALTDLLSEVSKTGKAFENFIVEVELPVTGRRPILLNARRIKAGGTDGSPLILLAMDKPVP
- a CDS encoding response regulator; the encoded protein is MLHSLHNQKERKVLFVDDDEILVEMNICRLESMGCNVIASTDSLEALEIFQASPNGFDLIITDQRMPNMTGIELAKKIKRIRPDIPIILLTGLDDAEAMDKGLQAGISACAPKVICEQDMAELVDEVLTNRAIKINAWAYLN